The proteins below are encoded in one region of Drosophila santomea strain STO CAGO 1482 chromosome 2R, Prin_Dsan_1.1, whole genome shotgun sequence:
- the LOC120447027 gene encoding protein NDRG3 isoform X5: protein MPVDPMDDIELRSVQLQFPNARGSILEACEQRRVPTDKGDVHVAIQGDTAKPAIITYHDLGLNYATSFAGFFNFPVMRGLLENFCVYHVTAPGQEEGAPTLPEDYVYPTMDDLAAQLLFVLSHFGLKSVIGFGVGAGANILARFAHSHPDKVGALCLINCVSTQSGWIEWGYQSFNARFLRTKGMTQGVIDYLMWHHFGRNPEERNHDLVQMYKQHFERGVNPTNLAMLINAYIHRNDLHLARTPPGTPGSETAATTLKMPVINITGSLSPHVDDTVTFNGRLDPTNSSWMKISDCALVLEEQPAKLAEAFRLFLQGEGYATPLSTPASSPCGTKYHTYSSIFFANFREQQQQAMEERERERERERDRQRQLSLRVGNRLRETAINCTNTNTNSNRITAGVQGDNNNADGDDLDLDVENGNGCASGCGTGTGTGNGNRAYVTTDTSGTLYYGTQSNKIRITENPLPEPVSS, encoded by the exons ATGCCCGTTGATCCCATGGATGACATCGAACTGCGCTCCGTGCAGCTGCAATTCCCCAATGCACGCGGCTCCATCCTGGAGGCCTGCGAACAGCGACGCGTGCCCACAGACAAGGGCGATGTCCACGTGGCCATACAGGGCGATACGGCCAAGCCGGCCATTATCACCTACCACGATTTGGGCCTCAACT ATGCCACCAGCTTTGCTGGCTTCTTCAACTTTCCAGTGATGCGAGGTCTGCTGGAGAACTTCTGTGTTTACCATGTGACTGCTCCCGGCCAGGAGGAGGGTGCACCCACTTTGCCAGAGGA TTACGTATATCCGACCATGGATGATCTGGCCGCCCAGCTGCTTTTCGTGCTATCCCACTTTGGCCTGAAGTCGGTGATTGGTTTCGGTGTTGGCGCCGGGGCAAATATTCTGGCCCGTTTCGCTCACTCGCATCCGGACAAGGTGGGCGCCCTGTGCCTGATCAACTGCGTGTCCACGCAGTCGGGCTGGATCGAGTGGGGCTACCAGAGCTTTAATGCGCGCTTCTTGCGCACCAAGGGCATGACACAGGGCGTGATCGATTATCTGATGTGGCACCACTTCGGACGCAATCCCGAGGAGCGCAATCACGACCTGGTGCAGATGTACAAGCAGCACTTCGAGCGTGGCGTTAATCCGACCAATCTGGCCATGCTGATCAACGCGTACATCCATCGCAACGACCTGCACCTGGCGCGCACTCCGCCAGGAACTCCGGGCAGTGAAACGGCGGCCACTACGCTGAAGATGCCGGTGATCAATATCACGGGCTCGCTCTCGCCGCACGTGGACGACACGGTGACCTTCAATGGCCGTCTAGACCCCACAAACTCATCCTGGATGAAG ATTTCCGATTGCGCTTTggtgctggaggagcagcCGGCCAAGCTGGCCGAGGCCTTCCGGCTCTTCTTGCAGGGCGAGGGCTACG caacgcCGCTGTCCACGCCAGCGAGTTCGCCCTGTGGAACTAAATACCACACCTACTCCTCCATCTTCTTTGCCAACTTccgggagcagcagcagcaggcgatGGAGGAGCGCGAGCGTGAGCGGGAAAGGGAGCGGGATCGCCAGCGGCAGCTCAGCCTCCGTGTGGGCAATCGCCTCCGGGAGACGGCCATCAATtgcaccaacaccaacacgAACAGCAACCGCATCACCGCCGGTGTCCAGGGGGATAATAATAATGCGGATGGGGAcgatctggatctggatgtGGAGAATGGAAACGGATGTGCCAGCGGCTGCGGAACAGGAACGGGAACCGGAAATGGCAACCGAGCATACGTGACCACGGACACATCGGGCACCCTTTACTACGGCACCCAGAGCAACAAGATACGCATCACAGAGAACCCACTGCCCGAGCCGGTCAGCTCTTAG
- the LOC120447027 gene encoding protein NDRG3 isoform X4, which produces MPSAPTHTAEEAHLLGTMPVDPMDDIELRSVQLQFPNARGSILEACEQRRVPTDKGDVHVAIQGDTAKPAIITYHDLGLNYATSFAGFFNFPVMRGLLENFCVYHVTAPGQEEGAPTLPEDYVYPTMDDLAAQLLFVLSHFGLKSVIGFGVGAGANILARFAHSHPDKVGALCLINCVSTQSGWIEWGYQSFNARFLRTKGMTQGVIDYLMWHHFGRNPEERNHDLVQMYKQHFERGVNPTNLAMLINAYIHRNDLHLARTPPGTPGSETAATTLKMPVINITGSLSPHVDDTVTFNGRLDPTNSSWMKISDCALVLEEQPAKLAEAFRLFLQGEGYATPLSTPASSPCGTKYHTYSSIFFANFREQQQQAMEERERERERERDRQRQLSLRVGNRLRETAINCTNTNTNSNRITAGVQGDNNNADGDDLDLDVENGNGCASGCGTGTGTGNGNRAYVTTDTSGTLYYGTQSNKIRITENPLPEPVSS; this is translated from the exons ATGCCGTCAGCTCCAACACACACTGCCGAGGAGGCACACCTGCTGGG CACCATGCCCGTTGATCCCATGGATGACATCGAACTGCGCTCCGTGCAGCTGCAATTCCCCAATGCACGCGGCTCCATCCTGGAGGCCTGCGAACAGCGACGCGTGCCCACAGACAAGGGCGATGTCCACGTGGCCATACAGGGCGATACGGCCAAGCCGGCCATTATCACCTACCACGATTTGGGCCTCAACT ATGCCACCAGCTTTGCTGGCTTCTTCAACTTTCCAGTGATGCGAGGTCTGCTGGAGAACTTCTGTGTTTACCATGTGACTGCTCCCGGCCAGGAGGAGGGTGCACCCACTTTGCCAGAGGA TTACGTATATCCGACCATGGATGATCTGGCCGCCCAGCTGCTTTTCGTGCTATCCCACTTTGGCCTGAAGTCGGTGATTGGTTTCGGTGTTGGCGCCGGGGCAAATATTCTGGCCCGTTTCGCTCACTCGCATCCGGACAAGGTGGGCGCCCTGTGCCTGATCAACTGCGTGTCCACGCAGTCGGGCTGGATCGAGTGGGGCTACCAGAGCTTTAATGCGCGCTTCTTGCGCACCAAGGGCATGACACAGGGCGTGATCGATTATCTGATGTGGCACCACTTCGGACGCAATCCCGAGGAGCGCAATCACGACCTGGTGCAGATGTACAAGCAGCACTTCGAGCGTGGCGTTAATCCGACCAATCTGGCCATGCTGATCAACGCGTACATCCATCGCAACGACCTGCACCTGGCGCGCACTCCGCCAGGAACTCCGGGCAGTGAAACGGCGGCCACTACGCTGAAGATGCCGGTGATCAATATCACGGGCTCGCTCTCGCCGCACGTGGACGACACGGTGACCTTCAATGGCCGTCTAGACCCCACAAACTCATCCTGGATGAAG ATTTCCGATTGCGCTTTggtgctggaggagcagcCGGCCAAGCTGGCCGAGGCCTTCCGGCTCTTCTTGCAGGGCGAGGGCTACG caacgcCGCTGTCCACGCCAGCGAGTTCGCCCTGTGGAACTAAATACCACACCTACTCCTCCATCTTCTTTGCCAACTTccgggagcagcagcagcaggcgatGGAGGAGCGCGAGCGTGAGCGGGAAAGGGAGCGGGATCGCCAGCGGCAGCTCAGCCTCCGTGTGGGCAATCGCCTCCGGGAGACGGCCATCAATtgcaccaacaccaacacgAACAGCAACCGCATCACCGCCGGTGTCCAGGGGGATAATAATAATGCGGATGGGGAcgatctggatctggatgtGGAGAATGGAAACGGATGTGCCAGCGGCTGCGGAACAGGAACGGGAACCGGAAATGGCAACCGAGCATACGTGACCACGGACACATCGGGCACCCTTTACTACGGCACCCAGAGCAACAAGATACGCATCACAGAGAACCCACTGCCCGAGCCGGTCAGCTCTTAG